One Pyrus communis chromosome 4, drPyrComm1.1, whole genome shotgun sequence genomic region harbors:
- the LOC137732824 gene encoding probable LRR receptor-like serine/threonine-protein kinase At3g47570: MSLQLKGSVGYIPPEYVMGGQVSIQGNVYSYGILLLEMFTGKTPTDDMFIEGLSIYKFVAMALPDHVMDVVDPSLLLDFEADGSVNDDRYERTTLPRRNNRGIVKAKKVEECLFAVMQIGLSCCVVSPRKRMLLNMVVGKMSAIRDSYLKVQEG, translated from the exons ATGTCATTGCAACTCAAGGGTTCTGTAGGTTACATTCCTCCAG AGTACGTCATGGGAGGCCAAGTTTCCATACAGGGAAATGTTTACAGCTACGGGATACTTTTGCTAGAAATGTTCACAGGCAAAACACCTACTGATGACATGTTCATCGAAGGTTTAAGCATTTACAAATTCGTAGCCATGGCTTTGCCTGACCATGTCATGGACGTTGTTGACCCTTCATTGCTCCTCGACTTTGAAGCTGATGGTAGTGTTAACGATGACAGATACGAAAGGACTACGCTGCCCAGACGTAACAATCGCGGAATAGTGAAAGCAAAAAAGGTAGAGGAATGCTTGTTTGCTGTGATGCAGATAGGACTTTCCTGCTGTGTAGTATCACCAAGGAAGCGGATGCTTCTGAATATGGTTGTTGGAAAAATGAGTGCAATTAGAGACTCGTACCTCAAAGTTCAAGAAGGCTAA
- the LOC137732822 gene encoding probable LRR receptor-like serine/threonine-protein kinase At3g47570, with protein sequence MLKKSRDGLVTSHSYKDWKLGVSFSQLVESTNGFSVDNLIGSGSFASIYKGVIPSDGTVVAVKVLNLQQQGASKSFNDECKALRSVRHRNLVKIITACSSIDNHGRDFKSLVFKFMPNGSLDSWLHPRDEEQSPSKRLNFMLRLNIAIDVAFALDYLHNHCETSIVHCDLKPSNVLLDEDMVAHVGDFGLARFLL encoded by the coding sequence ATGCTGAAAAAGTCAAGAGATGGACTTGTAACTTCACATTCTTATAAGGATTGGAAATTAGGTGTTTCCTTCTCACAACTTGTTGAATCGACTAACGGTTTCTCTGTGGATAATTTGATTGGTTCCGGAAGTTTTGCTTCTATTTATAAAGGGGTAATTCCTAGCGATGGAACGGTAGTTGCTGTTAAGGTATTAAACCTTCAACAACAAGGAGCGTCTAAGAGTTTCAATGATGAATGCAAAGCTTTAAGAAGTGTCAGGCACCGAAATCTTGTCAAGATCATAACTGCATGCTCGAGCATTGATAATCATGGTAGAGACTTCAAAAGTCTAGTCTTCAAGTTCATGCCAAATGGAAGTCTTGACTCGTGGTTGCATCCTAGAGATGAGGAGCAATCTCCAAGTAAGAGATTGAATTTTATGCTAAGATTGAACATAGCCATTGATGTTGCTTTTGCATTAGATTATCTCCATAACCATTGTGAAACGTCCATTGTTCATTGTGATCTAAAGCCGAGCAATGTACTTCTTGATGAAGACATGGTAGCCCATGTTGGGGACTTTGGTTTAGCAAGGTTCCTCTTGTAA
- the LOC137731779 gene encoding phosphoinositide phosphatase SAC8-like isoform X4, producing the protein MWTRMWRRGANLDGDVANFFETEQLVEIEGFQPSLLQSNVVEHHFFDLSQRYGETMAIDLTDKHGDEGQLSTAFSAEMQNLPNMRFYTSGSQSHLKSKCNESVISD; encoded by the exons ATGT GGACAAGAATGTGGAGAAGAGGAGCCAACCTTGATGGAGATGTTGCTAATTTTTTTGAAACTGAGCAGTTGGTGGAGATTGAAGGTTTCCAGCCCTCATTATTGCAG TCAAATGTTGTGGAGCACCATTTTTTTGATCTTTCCCAAAGATATGGAGAGACAATGGCAATAGACCTAACTGATAAA CATGGTGATGAAGGTCAACTAAGCACGGCATTTTCTGCTGAAATGCAAAATCTACCAAACATGAG GTTCTATACGAGCGGATCTCAGAGCCATTTGAAAAGCAAGTGTAATGAAAGCGTAATATCTGATTGA
- the LOC137731779 gene encoding phosphoinositide phosphatase SAC8-like isoform X1 has translation MRFLSCNDGMKNSTAQEKKDETYFMALLKTVQSTPGLYFSYKTDITLNFQRRCKLVEGWMAKPIWKQADPRFVWNINHLCFQADPRFVWNRNLLDELIKYKLDGFIIPLVQGNILNLLISYVDKNVEKRSQP, from the exons ATGAGGTTTCTGTCCTGCAACGATGGTATGAAGAATTCAACTGCTCAGGAG AAAAAGGATGAGACGTACTTCATGGCTCTGTTGAAAACAGTCCAATCAACTCCGGGGCTGTACTTCTCGTACAAGACTGATATAACACTAAA CTTTCAAAGAAGATGTAAGTTAGTGGAAGGATGGATGGCCAAACCAATATGGAAGCAG GCTGACCCTCGATTTGTTTGGAACATAAATCATTTGTGTTTTCAGGCTGATCCTCGATTTGTTTGGAACAGAAATCTTTTGGACGAACTTATCAAGTATAAG CTTGATGGGTTCATTATTCCTCTAGTACAAGGAAATATCCTGAATTTACTGATTTCTTATGT GGACAAGAATGTGGAGAAGAGGAGCCAACCTTGA
- the LOC137731779 gene encoding phosphoinositide phosphatase SAC8-like isoform X2, whose product MWTRMWRRGANLDGDVANFFETEQLVEIEGFQPSLLQSNVVEHHFFDLSQRYGETMAIDLTDKHGDEGQLSTAFSAEMQNLPNMRYVSFDFQHVCGNSNFENLKVLYERISEPFEKQV is encoded by the exons ATGT GGACAAGAATGTGGAGAAGAGGAGCCAACCTTGATGGAGATGTTGCTAATTTTTTTGAAACTGAGCAGTTGGTGGAGATTGAAGGTTTCCAGCCCTCATTATTGCAG TCAAATGTTGTGGAGCACCATTTTTTTGATCTTTCCCAAAGATATGGAGAGACAATGGCAATAGACCTAACTGATAAA CATGGTGATGAAGGTCAACTAAGCACGGCATTTTCTGCTGAAATGCAAAATCTACCAAACATGAG AtacgtttcatttgactttcaACATGTATGTGGTAACTCAAACTTTGAAAACCTAAAGGTTCTATACGAGCGGATCTCAGAGCCATTTGAAAAGCAAGTGTAA
- the LOC137731779 gene encoding phosphoinositide phosphatase SAC8-like isoform X3: MRFLSCNDGMKNSTAQEKKDETYFMALLKTVQSTPGLYFSYKTDITLNFQRRCKLVEGWMAKPIWKQADPRFVWNRNLLDELIKYKLDGFIIPLVQGNILNLLISYVDKNVEKRSQP; the protein is encoded by the exons ATGAGGTTTCTGTCCTGCAACGATGGTATGAAGAATTCAACTGCTCAGGAG AAAAAGGATGAGACGTACTTCATGGCTCTGTTGAAAACAGTCCAATCAACTCCGGGGCTGTACTTCTCGTACAAGACTGATATAACACTAAA CTTTCAAAGAAGATGTAAGTTAGTGGAAGGATGGATGGCCAAACCAATATGGAAGCAG GCTGATCCTCGATTTGTTTGGAACAGAAATCTTTTGGACGAACTTATCAAGTATAAG CTTGATGGGTTCATTATTCCTCTAGTACAAGGAAATATCCTGAATTTACTGATTTCTTATGT GGACAAGAATGTGGAGAAGAGGAGCCAACCTTGA
- the LOC137730557 gene encoding protein RESPONSE TO ABA AND SALT 1-like — protein sequence MKLALEVSSLISITCPQSKSKTKIPKEIPHISNPTSYLIPPISLFFVAIKTPESFAVFVLVMTNGSQSGNASNTFEAFYEGWLVQQGHFLDELLSAQQTIDEARDEDLRDLVSRVLFHYQQYYDEKLQLGQRDVLLVFSPTWYTSYERSLLWIAGYKPSIVFRLVTESVSDLSDQLQVRMARLREATRVEERALNDKLAKIHESVAAPPFMDAVRRYGRAGHGEIVADDAVIKSLKSALETVVENANLLRTTMATKLVDLLSSGQAVKFLANNFDYGW from the coding sequence atgAAGCTTGCTCTCGAAGTATCCTCACTCATTAGCATTACTTGCCCACAAAGcaaatcaaaaaccaaaatcccAAAAGAAATCCCCCACATTTCGAATCCCACCTCCTATTTAATCCCACCCATCTCTCTGTTTTTCGTCGCCATTAAAACCCCAGAAAGCTTTgctgtttttgttttggttatgACAAACGGTTCTCAAAGCGGCAATGCGTCAAACACATTCGAGGCATTCTACGAGGGCTGGCTGGTCCAGCAAGGACACTTCCTCGATGAGCTCTTATCGGCCCAGCAGACAATCGACGAGGCCCGAGATGAAGACCTCCGAGATTTGGTGTCTCGGGTTCTCTTCCATTACCAGCAGTATTACGACGAGAAATTGCAACTTGGACAGCGAGATGTTTTACTGGTTTTCTCGCCGACGTGGTATACTTCCTACGAAAGGAGCCTGCTTTGGATCGCCGGGTACAAACCGAGTATCGTATTCCGGCTCGTGACCGAGTCGGTGTCCGATTTGAGCGACCAGCTGCAGGTCAGGATGGCCCGGCTGAGGGAGGCGACCCGGGTCGAGGAGCGCGCGCTCAACGACAAGCTCGCCAAGATTCACGAGAGCGTGGCGGCACCGCCGTTCATGGATGCGGTGAGGCGGTACGGGAGGGCCGGCCACGGGGAGATCGTGGCGGACGACGCGGTGATCAAGTCGCTTAAGTCGGCATTGGAGACCGTGGTGGAGAATGCCAACTTGCTGAGGACGACAATGGCGACGAAGCTGGTGGATTTGCTGAGCTCGGGGCAGGCAGTGAAATTTTTGGCTAATAATTTTGATTATGGATGGTAA
- the LOC137730640 gene encoding probable LRR receptor-like serine/threonine-protein kinase At3g47570 has product MMEHSRTIRNLGLLKFLHGFFLLVLCMMSTCPESTAFPSSTLLGNESDRLALLDFKKRITEDPLSVMSSWNHSTHFCSWVGITCHRATQRVLILDLQDKQLVGSIPHSIGNLTRLIEISLGINKFHGEIPQELGRLRTLESLNLSFNSLGGKLPTNMSHCTQLRFLDLLSNKIIGSIPRQLSSWLSLTVLQLGKNNLSGTIPGWIGNFSSLRSLRLGGNNFQGSIPNELGHITTLELFIVGHNNLSGMLPSSIYNISSIYLVSVFMNHFHGELPPNLGILLPNLVEIYCDGNNFTGNIPVSLSNASRLQLIDFSCNDFTGTIPGESLGSLRSLLVLNLNQLGNGKLGDMSFLHFLTNCTSLRYLSLSFNRFGGEIPRSIANLSTQLQTLYLWGNLLHGSLPNGIGNLINLADLVMTDNYLAGVVPEEIGKLKKMQRLVLSENKFSGPIPSSLGNMTSLIELYVDGNSFEGSIPPSLGNCQKLLKLLLNNNNLTGIIPKKLMELSTLSGRLDLSGNYLTGSLPSEVGDLVHLTVLNISNNKLSGEIPSTIGRCNSLGGLYLDDNKFEGTIPQSLKDLKGLEELDISSNNLSGQILEFIGKLGALQYLNLSHNDFEGELPKEGIFSNVNGVSVLGNHRLCGGIPELHQPTCPKNKHHSSRGLLSPKVVIPISCALAFIIALSCFFGARSMLKKSRDGLVTSRSYKDWKLGVSYSQLVESTNGFSVDNLIGSGSFGSVFKGVIPSDGTVVAVKVLNLQQQGASKSFNDECKALRSVRHRNLVKIITACSSIDNHGRDFKSLVFEFMPNGSLDSWLHPRDEEQSPSKRLNFMQRLNIAIDVASVLDYLHNHCETSIVHCDLKPSNVLLDEDMVAHVGDFGLARFLLEASTDHSLSQTMSSQLKGSVGYIPPEYGMGGQVSILGDVYSYGILLLEMFTGKTPTDDMFIEGLSIYKFAAMALPDHVMDVVDPSLLLNLEADGSVNDDRYERTALPRRNNRRVVKAKKVEECLFAVMQIGLSCCAVSPRERMLLNMVVGKMSAIRDSYLKVQEG; this is encoded by the exons ATGATGGAGCATTCACGTACTATTCGTAATTTGGGTTTGTTGAAATTCCTGCATGGCTTCTTTCTCTTAGTCTTATGCATGATGAGCACATGTCCGGAATCTACAGCATTTCCCAGCTCTACCTTGCTTGGAAACGAATCTGATCGCTTGGCTTTGCTAGACTTCAAGAAAAGAATAACTGAAGATCCCCTCAGTGTCATGAGCTCGTGGAATCATTCCACCCACTTCTGCAGTTGGGTAGGCATTACATGCCACCGTGCCACCCAAAGAGTCTTGATTCTGGACCTGCAAGATAAACAATTGGTGGGCTCCATTCCACATTCCATTGGGAATCTTACTCGTCTAATTGAAATAAGCTTGGGAATCAACAAGTTTCATGGTGAAATTCCTCAAGAATTGGGTCGACTGCGGACCTTGGAAAGTCTCAACCTGTCTTTCAATTCTTTAGGCGGGAAACTTCCGACTAATATGTCCCACTGTACACAACTCAGATTTTTGGATCTTTTATCCAATAAGATTATTGGgtcaattccacgccaactcaGTTCATGGTTGAGTTTGACTGTTCTACAACTTGGAAAAAATAATCTCAGTGGAACCATCCCAGGTTGGATAGgaaatttttcttctttgaggagtCTTAGACTTGGCGGCAACAATTTTCAAGGAAGCATACCAAATGAGCTCGGGCATATAACAACCTTGGAATTATTCATAGTTGGGCACAATAATTTGTCTGGTATGCTCCCTTCTTCAATTTATAATATTTCTTCCATATACCTAGTCAGTGTTTTTATGAACCATTTCCATGGAGAGCTACCACCAAATCTCGGCATCTTGCTTCCTAATCTCGTAGAAATTTACTGTGATGGAAACAATTTCACAGGAAATATTCCTGTATCATTGTCAAATGCTTCTAGACttcaattgattgatttttcttGTAATGACTTCACGGGGACAATCCCTGGAGAAAGTCTCGGAAGCTTGCGAAGCTTACTTGTGCTAAACCTTAATCAACTGGGAAATGGAAAACTTGGTGATATGAGTTTTCTCCATTTCTTGACTAATTGTACTAGTCTTCGATATCTGAGTCTTAGCTTTAATCGTTTTGGGGGAGAAATCCCGAGATCCATAGCCAACCTTTCGACCCAACTACAAACTCTTTATCTATGGGGTAATTTGTTACATGGAAGCCTCCCAAACGGCATTGGAAATCTTATAAACCTTGCCGATCTAGTTATGACTGATAACTATTTGGCGGGTGTTGTCCCCGAAGAAATTGGGAAGCTCAAGAAGATGCAGAGACTAGTTTTGAGTGAGAACAAATTTTCCGGGCCAATTCCATCTTCCCTGGGTAATATGACTTCATTGATAGAGCTCTACGTGGACGGAAACAGTTTTGAGGGAAGTATACCTCCAAGTCTTGGAAACTGCCAAAAACTGTTAAAACTTTTACTTAATAATAACAATCTAACGGGCATCATACCTAAAAAGCTTATGGAGCTTTCAACCCTTTCAGGTCGTTTAGACCTGTCTGGAAATTATTTGACTGGTTCATTGCCAAGTGAAGTGGGTGATTTGGTGCATCTCACAGTGCTAAATATATCAAACAACAAGTTATCAGGGGAAATCCCTAGCACCATCGGCCGTTGTAACAGTTTGGGGGGCTTGTACTTGGACGACAACAAATTTGAAGGAACAATTCCTCAGTCTCTTAAAGATTTAAAGGGCTTGGAAGAACTTGACATTTCAAGCAATAACTTATCCGGGCAGATTCTTGAATTCATAGGCAAGCTTGGAGCACTTCAGTATCTCAATCTTTCGCATAATGATTTTGAAGGTGAGTTGCCCAAAGAAGGAATTTTTTCAAATGTCAACGGTGTCTCAGTTCTTGGAAATCATAGGCTCTGTGGTGGTATCCCAGAATTACATCAACCTACATGCCCCAAAAATAAACACCATTCATCTCGAGGACTACTTTCCCCAAAAGTAGTCATCCCTATATCTTGTGCACTTGCATTCATAATTGCTCTATCATGCTTCTTTGGTGCTCGTTCAATGCTGAAAAAGTCAAGAGATGGACTTGTAACTTCACGTTCTTATAAGGATTGGAAATTAGGTGTTTCCTACTCACAGCTTGTTGAATCGACTAACGGTTTCTCTGTGGATAATTTGATCGGTTCGGGAAGTTTTGGTTCTGTTTTTAAAGGGGTAATTCCTAGCGATGGAACGGTAGTTGCTGTTAAGGTATTAAACCTTCAACAACAAGGAGCGTCCAAGAGTTTCAATGATGAATGCAAAGCTTTAAGAAGTGTCAGGCACCGAAATCTTGTCAAGATCATAACTGCATGCTCAAGCATTGATAATCATGGTAGAGACTTCAAAAGTCTAGTCTTCGAGTTCATGCCAAATGGAAGTCTTGACTCGTGGTTGCATCCTAGAGATGAGGAGCAATCTCCAAGTAAGAGATTGAATTTTATGCAAAGATTGAACATAGCCATTGATGTTGCTTCTGTGTTAGATTATCTCCACAACCATTGTGAAACGTCCATTGTTCATTGTGATCTAAAGCCGAGCAATGTACTTCTTGATGAAGACATGGTAGCCCATGTTGGGGACTTTGGTTTAGCAAGGTTCCTCTTGGAAGCATCAACTGATCATTCCCTCAGTCAAACAATGTCATCGCAACTAAAGGGTTCTGTAGGTTACATTCCTCCAG AGTACGGCATGGGAGGCCAAGTTTCCATACTGGGAGATGTTTATAGCTACGGGATACTCTTGCTAGAAATGTTCACAGGAAAAACACCTACTGATGACATGTTCATTGAAGGTCTAAGCATTTACAAATTTGCAGCCATGGCTTTGCCTGACCATGTCATGGACGTTGTTGACCCTTCATTGCTCCTCAACCTCGAAGCTGATGGTAGTGTTAACGATGACAGATATGAAAGGACTGCGCTGCCCAGACGTAACAATCGTAGAGTGGTGAAAGCAAAAAAGGTAGAGGAATGCTTGTTTGCTGTGATGCAGATAGGACTGTCCTGCTGTGCAGTATCACCAAGAGAGCGTATGCTTTTGAATATGGTTGTCGGAAAAATGAGTGCAATTAGAGACTCGTACCTCAAAGTTCAAGAAGGCTAA